A window of candidate division KSB1 bacterium contains these coding sequences:
- a CDS encoding NADH-dependent [FeFe] hydrogenase, group A6 has translation MANVTVTIDGIQLSVPQGTTVMDAAEKAKIQIPRLCYHPDLPPVSACRLCVVEIEGDRLLRTACSWKCQDGMNIKTRTKQVRDSRKMALELILSRHPMLCTECVRNQDCELQSMAEQLGIRETRFEYSERPGVADHSSEAIVRDPAKCILCRRCIQTCELVQSVSAIGLEGRGYDTWVDTPFGKGIADVACVSCGQCIDRCPVGALYENPHIQRVWDAIDDPEKHVVIQTAPAVRAAIGEEFGMEPGSLVTDKMVTGLRMLGVDKVFDTNFTADLTIMEEGHELLGRIKNGGTLPLLTSCSPGWINFIEHFYPSLLPHVSSCKSPQQMFGALAKTYYADKMGIKPENIYSVSVMPCTAKKVEAGRPEMNDSGFQDVDAVLTTREAAFMMKQVGINLPDLQPGEYDEPLGVSTGAAVIFGNTGGVMEAALRTVYEVVTESKIEDVNIKAVRGMQGVREAEINLNGTIVKGAVANGLANARQLMDKIVSGEADYHFIEIMACPGGCIGGGGQPIPTSMDIRQKRVDAIYAADESLEIRKSHENPAVIKLYKEFLGEPNGHKSHELLHTHYTEKQVYKDVPA, from the coding sequence GTGGCAAACGTCACCGTAACCATAGACGGCATTCAGCTGAGTGTTCCCCAGGGGACAACAGTCATGGATGCTGCAGAAAAAGCAAAAATACAAATTCCACGATTGTGCTATCATCCTGATCTTCCTCCGGTCTCCGCCTGCCGCCTGTGTGTGGTCGAAATTGAAGGCGACCGGCTGTTGAGAACCGCGTGTTCCTGGAAGTGTCAGGACGGTATGAACATCAAAACACGCACCAAACAGGTGCGCGATTCCCGTAAAATGGCGCTGGAACTGATTCTGTCGCGTCACCCCATGTTGTGCACCGAATGTGTGCGCAATCAGGATTGCGAACTCCAGAGCATGGCGGAACAGCTGGGTATTCGCGAAACCCGTTTTGAATACTCGGAGCGTCCCGGTGTAGCCGATCATTCCAGTGAAGCGATTGTTCGCGATCCGGCCAAATGTATCCTGTGCCGCCGTTGTATCCAGACCTGTGAACTGGTGCAGAGCGTCAGCGCGATCGGCCTGGAAGGCCGCGGCTATGATACCTGGGTGGATACACCGTTCGGCAAAGGCATCGCCGATGTGGCGTGTGTGTCCTGTGGTCAATGTATCGACCGCTGTCCGGTCGGCGCCTTGTACGAAAATCCGCATATCCAGCGTGTCTGGGATGCGATTGATGATCCGGAAAAACATGTGGTCATCCAGACGGCTCCGGCTGTCCGCGCTGCCATTGGCGAAGAGTTCGGTATGGAACCGGGGTCACTGGTCACGGATAAAATGGTGACCGGTCTGCGCATGCTGGGTGTGGACAAGGTGTTTGATACCAACTTTACCGCGGATCTGACCATTATGGAAGAAGGTCATGAGCTGCTGGGTCGCATCAAAAACGGCGGTACTTTGCCGCTCTTGACCAGCTGTTCGCCGGGATGGATTAATTTTATCGAGCATTTCTATCCCAGTCTGCTGCCGCACGTGTCCTCCTGTAAATCGCCGCAGCAGATGTTCGGCGCTTTGGCAAAAACCTATTACGCGGATAAAATGGGTATCAAACCGGAAAATATTTACAGTGTTTCGGTCATGCCCTGCACCGCGAAAAAAGTCGAAGCCGGACGTCCTGAGATGAACGACAGCGGATTCCAGGATGTGGATGCGGTACTGACCACGCGCGAAGCGGCGTTTATGATGAAACAGGTGGGTATCAATCTACCGGATTTGCAGCCCGGCGAATATGATGAACCTCTGGGTGTATCAACCGGCGCCGCTGTGATTTTCGGCAACACCGGCGGTGTGATGGAAGCGGCCCTGCGTACCGTGTATGAAGTGGTGACCGAATCCAAGATCGAAGATGTCAATATCAAAGCCGTACGCGGCATGCAAGGCGTTCGTGAAGCGGAAATCAATCTAAACGGCACCATCGTCAAGGGCGCGGTCGCCAACGGACTGGCCAATGCGCGCCAGCTCATGGACAAGATCGTGTCCGGTGAAGCGGATTACCACTTTATCGAGATCATGGCCTGTCCGGGCGGATGTATCGGCGGCGGCGGTCAGCCGATCCCGACGTCCATGGACATCCGTCAGAAACGTGTGGATGCCATCTATGCGGCGGATGAAAGTCTCGAAATCCGCAAATCACATGAAAATCCGGCGGTGATCAAACTCTATAAAGAGTTCCTGGGTGAACCGAACGGACATAAATCTCATGAACTGCTGCACACGCATTATACGGAAAAACAGGTCTACAAAGACGTACCTGCTTAA
- a CDS encoding LacI family DNA-binding transcriptional regulator, whose amino-acid sequence MQKNPSLKQVAEKANVSIATVSRALNYPEKVDPKTLNRINKVIKALNYRPNRVAQRLRIKDGHRKIIGLLVPDIQNPFYVDVVRGVEDYAYSRNYALLMCNFAQNKEKERMYLDIMVSESVDGMILAPFDEYDQDVMDLLGKNYPIVCVDRGLAEYQDVDIVLVDNERGAFEAVSFLIEQGYKRIAYVGGLPSIPTSQQRKDGYVKALQRHNIPVENELVRFGDSKHDSGKVIVRELLQLEERPTAFFTGNNLITLGALETIHAMNLAIPDDVAIIGFDDMPWSISLNPPLTAVKQPGYEIGKRAADLLYQKIIEPEKPSIKMMLNTELMIRDSC is encoded by the coding sequence ATGCAAAAGAATCCAAGCCTAAAACAGGTTGCTGAAAAAGCCAATGTGTCTATAGCAACGGTTTCTCGAGCGCTCAACTATCCTGAAAAGGTTGATCCGAAAACTCTGAACAGAATTAATAAAGTGATCAAAGCGCTTAATTATCGTCCGAACAGGGTGGCGCAACGATTGCGCATTAAAGATGGACATCGAAAGATCATCGGTCTGTTGGTTCCGGATATTCAAAATCCTTTTTATGTGGATGTTGTCAGAGGGGTTGAAGATTATGCTTACAGTAGAAATTATGCCTTGTTGATGTGCAACTTTGCGCAAAACAAGGAAAAAGAGCGCATGTATCTGGACATTATGGTATCAGAATCTGTTGACGGGATGATTTTAGCGCCTTTTGATGAATATGATCAGGATGTTATGGATCTTTTGGGAAAAAATTACCCCATTGTTTGTGTTGACAGGGGATTGGCCGAGTATCAGGATGTGGATATTGTTTTGGTTGATAATGAAAGAGGGGCATTTGAAGCGGTGAGTTTTTTAATTGAGCAGGGTTATAAACGAATAGCTTATGTAGGCGGTCTGCCCTCTATCCCCACAAGTCAACAGCGTAAAGACGGCTATGTGAAGGCTCTTCAGAGACATAATATACCGGTCGAGAACGAGTTGGTCAGATTTGGTGATTCGAAGCATGACAGCGGCAAAGTCATTGTCCGGGAACTGCTTCAGCTCGAGGAAAGACCGACTGCTTTTTTTACAGGCAATAATCTTATTACTCTGGGCGCTTTGGAAACCATACATGCCATGAATCTGGCTATTCCGGACGATGTGGCCATAATTGGATTTGATGATATGCCGTGGTCTATTTCATTGAATCCGCCACTGACCGCCGTGAAGCAACCCGGATACGAAATTGGCAAAAGAGCGGCTGATTTATTGTATCAAAAAATTATTGAACCAGAAAAGCCGTCGATTAAAATGATGTTGAATACTGAATTGATGATACGTGATTCTTGCTAA